The sequence ACTGCTCGTCGAGGCGGACCTTCGCGTAGCTGAGGTCGTCGTCGTTGAGGAGGATCACGGCGGCGCGGGGCTTGCCCACCAGCTGGGGCACCTCGGTCAGTTCGCCGTCCACGTCCAGCTCGACACGCTCGCCGCGCACCAGCTTGCCGCTGTCGTCGTCCAGGTCGTACAGGCCGACCGCGATGCGGTGCGGGCGCAGGGTCGGCTCGCCCTTGGCGCCGGCGGGCAGGGCCGGGGCCTCCTGGCGGATCGCGAAGGAGGTGATGACGCCGTTCGCGTCCGTCTCGATCTGCGGGCGCAGGATGTTGATGCCGGCCGTCTGCAGCCACTTCTGCGACCAGGTGCCCAGATCGCGGCCGCTGGTCTCCTCCAGCGCGCCGAGCAGGTCGGACAGCTGCGTGTTCCCGAACGCGTGCGCCTTGAAGTACGCCTGCACGCCCCGGAAGAACTCGTCCTGGCCGACGTACGCCACGAGCTGCTTGAGGACGCTGGCGCCCTTGGCGTACGTGATGCCGTCGAAGTTGACGAGCACGTCGTCGAGGTCGTTGATCTGGGCCATGATCGGGTGCGTGGAGGGCAGCTGGTCCTGCCGGTACGCCCACGTCTTCATGGAGTTGGCGAACGTGGTCCACGAGTGCGGCCAGCGGGAGTCCGCGGCGTACGCCTGGCAGGCGATCGAGGTGTAGGTCGCGAAGGACTCATTGAGCCACAGGTCGTTCCACCACTCCATCGTCACGAGGTCGCCGAACCACATGTGGGCCAGCTCGTGCAGGATGGTCTCCGCCCGCACCTCGTACGCGGCGTCCGTCACCTTCGACCGGAAGACGTACTGGTCGCGGATGGTCACCGCGCCCGCGTTCTCCATCGCGCCCGCGTTGAACTCCGGCACGAACAGCTGGTCGTACTTCTTGAACGGGTACGCGTAGTCGAACTTCTCCTGGAACCACTCGAAGCCCTGCCGAGTGACCGCGAAGATCGCGTCCGAGTCGAGGAACTCGGCGAGCGAGGGCCGGCAGTAGATGCCCAGCGGGACACTCTGCCCGTCCTTCTCGTACACGCTGTGCACCGAGTGGTACGGACCGAGGATCAGCGCCGTGATGTACGTGGAGATCCGCGGCGTCGGCTCGAACTCCCAGACGTCGTCCTTCGGTTCCGGCGTCGGCGAGTTGGAGATGACGGTCCAGCCGGAGGGCGCCTTCACGGTGAACTGGAAGGTGGCCTTCAGGTCGGGCTGCTCGAAGCTCGCGAAGACACGGCGGGCGTCCGGGACCTCGAACTGGGTGTAGAGGTAGGCCTGCTGGTCGACCGGGTCGACGAACCGGTGCAGCCCCTCACCGGTGTTCGTGTACGCGCAGTCGGCCACGACCCGCAGGACGTTGCGGCCCTCCAGGATGCCCGGGAGCGCGATCCGTGAGTCCTTGAAGACCTCGGCGGGGTCCAGGGCGTCGCCGTTGAGGGCGATCTCGTGGACGGCCGGGGCGACCAGGTCGATGAAGGACGCGCCGTTCTCGGCCGAGTCGAAGCGCACCGTGGTCACGGACCGGTAGGTGCCGCCCCCGCTCTCGGCGTCGCCGGAGAGGGAGGTACCCCCACCCTGCGCGCCGGAGAGGTCGAGATCGATCTCGTACGAGTCAACGGTGAGCAGTTTTGCCCGCTGCTGCGCCTCTTCGCGGGTCAGGTTTGTGCCAGGCACGCGGTCATCTCCTCGTTATGGGTGGGTTGCGTCATCCTTCCACGGGAGATGCGGGAGTGCGATGTCCGTTTCCCGCCGGTGTCGGGGGCGGGCGCGGGGCCACCCTGGAGCCATGACCAGCCATCACGTACGTCCCATCGAGCCCCAGGTGTTGAAGGAACTCCGCGCGACGGACGACGCCGGGCGTCCGTGCGTCCCCGTAGAGGACACGGAGGGCGGGGCACCGCTCCGCTGCTGCCTCAGGCGCAGCGAACCCGGGGAGCGCATCGCCCTCGTCTCGTACGCGCCCCTGCGCCGCTGGGCCGACCGCACGGGCGCGCGGCCCGGAGCGTACGACGAACAGGGTCCCGTCTTCGTCCACGCCGAGGAGTGCGCGGGCCCCGACCTCGCCGGGTATCCGTTCGCCCGGCCCGGTGCCCTGCGCGTCCTGCGCCGCTACTCCGCCGAGGGCCACATCCTCGGCGGACGCCTCCTGGAGATCCCGGAGCCGGCCGGCCAGGAGTCGGCCGACGAGGCCCTGGACGCGGTTCTCACGGAGGCCTTCGCCGACTCCGAGGTGGCCCTCGTGCACGTCAGGGCCGTCGAGTACGGCTGCCTTCTCTACGAGGTGCGCCGCCCCTGACGGTCCGGATCTGGGCAGGGAGGACTGGTACGTAAAGGACTGGGAACCCGGGTTCGAGTCAAGTGGACCGGCTATGAACCGAGTTGTGGGGGAAAGTCCTGATGGCAGTGAAGCGTGTTCTGGGAGTTGCGACCGTGCTGGTGCTCACCGCGGGGGTGTCCGCGTGTTCCAGCGGTGACGACGGTGCGGACGGGAAGAAGGACGGGGCGAAGGGGGCGTCCTCGACCAAGGGCGCGTCCGAGTCCGAGGTGGTGCGGGCCGCCCACAGGAAGACGACCGCGGCGGACTCGGCGAAGATGACGCTCGCCACCGAGGCGGCCGCGGCCGGCAAGACGGTGACCGTCCGCGGCGCGGGCGTGATGGACCTCGAAGACGGCAACAGCACCATGACGATGACGTCGCAGGGGCAGAAGATCGAACAGCGGGTCCTCGACGGCGTCGTCTACCAGAAGGCCCCGGCCGCGCAGCGGGCCCAGCTCGACCTGCCCAAGGGCAAGACCTGGATGAAGATCGACCCGGCCAGGCTGAGCGGCTCGGACGGGCAGGTCAACGACCCGGCGGCGTCCTTCGCGTTCACCAAGGGCGTGACCGACGGCGACGTCACCAAGGTCGGGACGGAGACGATCGACGGGGCGCGCACCACGCACTACCGCGTCAAGGTCGATGTGAAGGACCTGGCCGAGGGCGACCAGGCCAAGGCCGAGCAGCTGCGCGAGCAGCTCGGCACCTCGAAGCTGCCGCTCGAACTGTGGCTCGACGACGAGGGCCGGGTGCGGCAGGAGACCATCAAGCTCACCCTGCGTCCCCAGGCGGGGGCGGGACAGAAGAGCGAGAAGGTCATCAGCACCACCACGCTGAAGTTCAGTGACTTCGGCACCGAGGCCGACGTGGAGGCTCCGGCCGCCGCCGACACGGTCGACGTCACCAAGAAGCTCGCCGACGCCTCGAAGACCCAGGACACAGCCTGAGGCCGAAGGCAAAAGATTGCGCCGTTCCCCGCGCCCCATCAGGGGCGCGGGGAACGGCGCAATCTTTTGCCTTCAGGGGCGCGAGTCCGCAGCGGTCAGCCGAGCTCCGCCGCCACCAGTTCCGCGATCTGAACGGCGTTGAGCGCCGCGCCCTTGCGGAGGTTGTCGTTCGAGACGAAGAGCGCGAGCCCGTGCTCAACGGTCTCGTCGGCCCGGATCCGCCCCACGAACGACGGGTCCTGCCCGGCGGCCTGCAGCGGAGTCGGAATGTCCGAGAGGGCCACACCCGGCGCCCCGGCCAGCAGCTCCGTGGCCCGCTCCACACTCAGCGGCCGCGCGAAACGCGCGTTGACCTGCAGCGAGTGCCCCGAGAAGACCGGGACACGGACACAGGTGCCGGAGACCTTGAGGCCCGGGATCTCCAGGATCTTGCGGGACTCGTGGCGGAGCTTCTGCTCCTCGTCCGTCTCGTTCAGGCCGTCGTCCACGATGGAGCCGGCCAGCGGCAGGACGTTGAAGGCGATGGGCCGCTGGTAGACCTGCGGCTCGGGGAAGTCGACCGCCGAACCGTCGTGGGTCAGCTTGTCCGCGTCGGCGACGACCTTCTGCGCCTGGCCGTGCAGCTCGGCGACACCGGCGAGACCGGAGCCGGAGACGGCCTGGTAGGTGGCGACGACGAGGGCCTCCAGGCCCGCCTCCTCGTGGAGGGGCTTGAGCACGGGCATCGCGGCCATGGTCGTGCAGTTCGGGTTGGCGATGATCCCCTTGGGCCGGTCCGCCACGGCGTGCGGGTTGACCTCCGAGACCACCAGCGGGACCTGGGGGTCCTTGCGCCAGGCGGAGGAGTTGTCGATCACGACGGGACCCTGCGCGGCGACCTTCTCGGCGAGGGCCCTGGACGTGGCGCCGCCCGCGGAGAACAGCACGATGTCGAGGCCGGAGTAGTCGGCGGTGGAGGCGTCCTCCACCGTCACGGACTTGTCCTTGTAGGCGATCGTCGAACCGGCCGAACGGGCCGAGGCGAACAGACGCAGCGTCTCCACCGGGAACTCGCGCTCGGCGAGGATCCTCAGCATGACAGTGCCGACCTGACCGGTGGCTCCGACGATTCCTACCTTCACAGCTACTCCTTCTGCCTGTGCGATTTCGCCTGCGTGTTACTGGCCGACGCTTCCATCATGCGTCTCACCTCGGCCCATGTGTCCAATCCTTTGCCCGCGCACTGAGACGGTGTGATGTATGCCTCCGTGAAAGACGGTCGAACGTTTTTCACGCCACCGGCGTCATAGAGGAAACGCGGTGAGGGGAGGGGCGCTGTGCTGCGCAGAAAAACCCGCCGCGTCCAGGGGGCCGAGGAGCTGGTCGGGGGAACACCCGACGACCCCCTGGACGCGGCACAGGAGCGCCGGGTGCGCGCGGTGCTCGCGCTCGGCGGGGTACCGCAGACGGACCTGCCGGACGGGGTGCAGCAGGTCCGTCTGCGGCTGCTGGAACGGGCGGCGAGCGGGGCCGAGGCGCCGCGTGACGTGTCGGCGTGGGCGGCCGTCGTCGCCTCGAACCTGGCCATGGACTGGCACCGGGCCAGACGCCGGCAGGAGCGGATCGGTGAACGGCTGGCCTCGCTGCGGCCCGCGGAGCACACCGCGGGCGACTCCGGCGAGGAGACGAAGGTGCTGTCGCTCGCCGTGGCCCAGGGGCTGGACGAGCTGCCCGACGCCCAGCGGCAGATCCTCGTGCTGCGTTTCTACGCCGACCTGCCCGTCCGGGGCATCGCCGAGGAGCTCGGCATCCCGGAGGGCACGGTCAAGAGCAGGCTGCACACGGCGGTCCGCGCGCTGCGCGCCCGCCTGCACGAGGACGAGGTGGTGTGACATGCCCGAGTACGAGGGAGCCGAGTACGAAGCAGCCGAGTACGAGGGAATCGACGCACTGCTGGCCGCGATCACGGACGAACCGCTGCCCGAG is a genomic window of Streptomyces sp. NBC_00414 containing:
- the pepN gene encoding aminopeptidase N — encoded protein: MPGTNLTREEAQQRAKLLTVDSYEIDLDLSGAQGGGTSLSGDAESGGGTYRSVTTVRFDSAENGASFIDLVAPAVHEIALNGDALDPAEVFKDSRIALPGILEGRNVLRVVADCAYTNTGEGLHRFVDPVDQQAYLYTQFEVPDARRVFASFEQPDLKATFQFTVKAPSGWTVISNSPTPEPKDDVWEFEPTPRISTYITALILGPYHSVHSVYEKDGQSVPLGIYCRPSLAEFLDSDAIFAVTRQGFEWFQEKFDYAYPFKKYDQLFVPEFNAGAMENAGAVTIRDQYVFRSKVTDAAYEVRAETILHELAHMWFGDLVTMEWWNDLWLNESFATYTSIACQAYAADSRWPHSWTTFANSMKTWAYRQDQLPSTHPIMAQINDLDDVLVNFDGITYAKGASVLKQLVAYVGQDEFFRGVQAYFKAHAFGNTQLSDLLGALEETSGRDLGTWSQKWLQTAGINILRPQIETDANGVITSFAIRQEAPALPAGAKGEPTLRPHRIAVGLYDLDDDSGKLVRGERVELDVDGELTEVPQLVGKPRAAVILLNDDDLSYAKVRLDEQSLAFVTEHLGDFKASLPRALCWASAWDMTRDAELATRDYLSLVLSGIGKESDIGVVQSLHRQVLTAVELYADPNAREALLTRWTDATLAHLRSSEAGGDHQLAWARAFASTARTPEQLDLLEGLLDGRESVEGLAVDTELRWSFVQRLAAVGRFDDAEITSEYERDKTAAGERHAATARAARPTEEAKAEAWASVVESDKLPNAVQEAVIGGFVQFGQRELLAPYTDKYFAAVKGVWDSRSHEMAQQIVVGLYPSVQVSADTLAKTDEWLASAEPSAALRRLISESRSGVERALKAQAADTAASTASPAGE
- a CDS encoding DUF1203 domain-containing protein, which gives rise to MTSHHVRPIEPQVLKELRATDDAGRPCVPVEDTEGGAPLRCCLRRSEPGERIALVSYAPLRRWADRTGARPGAYDEQGPVFVHAEECAGPDLAGYPFARPGALRVLRRYSAEGHILGGRLLEIPEPAGQESADEALDAVLTEAFADSEVALVHVRAVEYGCLLYEVRRP
- a CDS encoding DUF7537 family lipoprotein, whose translation is MAVKRVLGVATVLVLTAGVSACSSGDDGADGKKDGAKGASSTKGASESEVVRAAHRKTTAADSAKMTLATEAAAAGKTVTVRGAGVMDLEDGNSTMTMTSQGQKIEQRVLDGVVYQKAPAAQRAQLDLPKGKTWMKIDPARLSGSDGQVNDPAASFAFTKGVTDGDVTKVGTETIDGARTTHYRVKVDVKDLAEGDQAKAEQLREQLGTSKLPLELWLDDEGRVRQETIKLTLRPQAGAGQKSEKVISTTTLKFSDFGTEADVEAPAAADTVDVTKKLADASKTQDTA
- a CDS encoding aspartate-semialdehyde dehydrogenase, encoding MKVGIVGATGQVGTVMLRILAEREFPVETLRLFASARSAGSTIAYKDKSVTVEDASTADYSGLDIVLFSAGGATSRALAEKVAAQGPVVIDNSSAWRKDPQVPLVVSEVNPHAVADRPKGIIANPNCTTMAAMPVLKPLHEEAGLEALVVATYQAVSGSGLAGVAELHGQAQKVVADADKLTHDGSAVDFPEPQVYQRPIAFNVLPLAGSIVDDGLNETDEEQKLRHESRKILEIPGLKVSGTCVRVPVFSGHSLQVNARFARPLSVERATELLAGAPGVALSDIPTPLQAAGQDPSFVGRIRADETVEHGLALFVSNDNLRKGAALNAVQIAELVAAELG
- a CDS encoding RNA polymerase sigma factor gives rise to the protein MLRRKTRRVQGAEELVGGTPDDPLDAAQERRVRAVLALGGVPQTDLPDGVQQVRLRLLERAASGAEAPRDVSAWAAVVASNLAMDWHRARRRQERIGERLASLRPAEHTAGDSGEETKVLSLAVAQGLDELPDAQRQILVLRFYADLPVRGIAEELGIPEGTVKSRLHTAVRALRARLHEDEVV